In one window of Nitrosarchaeum sp. DNA:
- a CDS encoding UPF0182 family protein produces the protein MYSASTDKQVPPPDAGKFVRLIIVAIIAIVIIAVAGNQAVILSMNFTEFGDQFTKPLYYSLVSAIILSAIALVRVNIIGRSSIFWYGLHTAIGFIGKSTQQPLSNSITSFKDYRLSPLQFVIWQITKILLFGAFFVNIIFGFAAVSFIDGNNLGIENITNIFSLPFVTPSTDVSYSVEQVVPMIPSLVLLLPPILAAIGLRLVLYVGIHKIINVITSYLQDSQSGKPRYLNYVSTVETIIGVGIVWLGFNLFFTDQIDYNTRYIIGGTLVIGFALLAFALVDRIRARVLTHMFKRDVYIRILTILAIAVIIFGLVTVNNSIADAKKIEYLGPYTAQQIGVNRHIGQLDDIKESTHDVKLQSVSPNNIQNYINQNKDVLNVVRVWDWEAAFAKLKPEIGLIPYVDFEDNDILRFNNTLYWTASMKPILPSSVSLANTWYNEHLVYTHVPNGFLTLEATTGQIIDSDKFFKQREIYYGEGGLFSTTWSAYPNSRTTSAELGGVSYNGNGGLDVSPPLSWTFEPNFLLSFPAESVHVMRYKDVHDRMKTLYPYFLYDLFGKELDSIPVTDGTNSYWLIPLIVGFDTHDVPWSVGNPYLRLVGFALVDTYNGDIQLMKTGDDFFTEMFVSQYSDKFVPVPTWLEEQIRYPVELFNWKAEMYNIYHVNDVETFIQANEFYEIPQGLEAYFVEAKPPGFDKTEFIGLLSLELRGSQGRNLAGYMVVENDLNRLGDLQFYEVPLNSTTKLIGPTAVREALDKDPTFAELKTLLRNPRIGDNILYRVGQHDVYFIPVYTAGSGGVVAQLGTIAAVGAAFTGEYYVGLGDTQEKAFEAYLKKVSGVAGSSTSINVDYIELGKTDRINIIKSSFTDNKIEISEPTSIQIPLSFKEGEIFFFTENDRLDTQDFLKKFIDNFVKPRTDRVFMWQENNNLNIGTIIVKDNIPEMHYVSIEIGN, from the coding sequence TTGTATAGCGCATCCACTGACAAACAAGTTCCGCCTCCTGACGCAGGTAAATTTGTCCGATTAATCATAGTCGCAATTATTGCAATTGTAATAATTGCAGTTGCTGGAAATCAAGCAGTAATTTTATCAATGAATTTTACTGAATTTGGAGATCAGTTTACCAAACCATTGTATTATTCCCTTGTCTCAGCCATTATTCTTTCAGCTATTGCTCTGGTACGAGTAAACATCATTGGTAGATCTTCTATCTTTTGGTATGGGCTTCATACAGCGATTGGCTTTATAGGAAAAAGTACTCAACAACCACTCTCAAATAGTATTACAAGCTTTAAAGATTACAGGCTTAGTCCATTACAATTTGTTATTTGGCAGATTACCAAGATTCTGCTCTTTGGAGCATTTTTTGTCAATATTATTTTTGGATTTGCAGCTGTATCTTTTATTGATGGGAATAATCTTGGTATTGAAAATATAACTAATATCTTCTCTTTACCATTTGTTACACCAAGTACTGATGTTAGTTATTCAGTTGAACAAGTTGTTCCAATGATTCCATCTTTGGTACTTCTTTTACCTCCAATTCTTGCAGCAATTGGTCTTCGTCTAGTTTTGTATGTTGGTATTCATAAAATTATTAATGTTATTACGTCATATCTTCAAGATTCACAAAGCGGAAAACCAAGATATCTCAATTATGTCTCAACAGTAGAAACCATAATTGGTGTAGGTATAGTCTGGTTAGGTTTCAATCTATTCTTTACTGATCAAATTGATTACAATACCAGATATATTATTGGCGGAACACTGGTAATTGGTTTTGCCCTTTTAGCATTTGCACTTGTAGATAGAATCAGGGCTCGTGTTCTTACTCATATGTTTAAGAGAGATGTCTATATTAGAATTTTAACAATTCTTGCAATTGCAGTTATTATTTTTGGGTTAGTAACTGTCAATAATAGTATTGCAGATGCAAAAAAAATTGAATACTTGGGACCTTACACTGCTCAACAAATCGGAGTTAATCGTCACATTGGCCAACTAGATGACATCAAAGAAAGTACTCATGATGTAAAATTACAATCAGTATCGCCAAATAATATTCAAAATTATATTAATCAAAATAAGGACGTGCTTAATGTTGTAAGAGTATGGGACTGGGAAGCAGCTTTTGCTAAACTAAAACCTGAAATTGGATTAATTCCTTACGTAGATTTTGAGGATAATGATATTCTTCGTTTTAACAATACATTATACTGGACTGCTTCGATGAAACCAATTTTACCATCTTCAGTAAGTCTTGCAAACACATGGTATAACGAACACCTTGTATATACTCACGTTCCAAATGGGTTTTTAACACTTGAGGCTACAACTGGTCAAATTATAGATAGTGATAAATTTTTCAAACAACGAGAAATCTATTACGGTGAAGGAGGTCTCTTTTCTACAACTTGGTCTGCATATCCAAACTCTAGAACTACTAGTGCAGAACTCGGAGGTGTTTCCTATAATGGCAATGGAGGATTAGATGTATCTCCACCACTTAGCTGGACTTTTGAGCCAAACTTTTTACTTTCATTTCCTGCTGAATCTGTACATGTGATGCGATACAAGGATGTTCATGATAGAATGAAAACTTTGTATCCATATTTTCTGTATGATCTCTTTGGTAAAGAACTAGATTCTATTCCAGTAACTGATGGCACAAATTCTTATTGGTTGATTCCTTTGATAGTTGGATTTGATACTCATGATGTACCATGGTCTGTTGGAAATCCATATTTGAGATTAGTAGGATTTGCTCTAGTCGATACTTACAATGGTGATATTCAATTAATGAAAACAGGTGATGATTTCTTTACAGAAATGTTTGTTAGTCAATACTCTGACAAATTCGTACCAGTACCTACTTGGCTTGAGGAGCAAATACGATATCCAGTCGAGCTTTTTAATTGGAAAGCAGAAATGTATAACATTTATCATGTAAATGATGTTGAAACATTTATTCAAGCAAATGAATTCTATGAAATTCCTCAAGGATTAGAAGCTTATTTTGTAGAAGCAAAACCACCAGGTTTTGATAAAACAGAATTCATTGGTTTACTTTCATTGGAACTTCGAGGTTCTCAAGGAAGAAATCTTGCAGGATATATGGTAGTTGAAAACGATCTTAATCGTTTAGGAGATTTACAATTCTATGAAGTTCCATTAAATTCTACTACTAAATTGATAGGTCCTACTGCAGTTAGAGAAGCACTTGACAAAGATCCAACATTTGCTGAACTAAAGACTCTTTTAAGAAATCCTAGAATTGGAGATAATATTCTATACAGAGTTGGACAACATGATGTCTACTTTATCCCTGTATACACAGCAGGTTCTGGTGGCGTTGTAGCCCAACTAGGTACTATTGCAGCAGTAGGTGCAGCATTTACTGGTGAATATTATGTTGGTTTGGGAGATACTCAAGAAAAAGCCTTTGAAGCATATTTGAAAAAGGTATCTGGCGTAGCTGGTTCCTCAACTTCAATTAATGTAGATTATATTGAATTAGGAAAAACAGATAGAATCAATATTATAAAATCGTCATTTACAGATAATAAAATTGAGATTTCTGAACCAACATCAATTCAGATTCCATTATCGTTTAAAGAAGGAGAAATTTTCTTCTTTACTGAAAATGATCGTCTTGATACACAAGATTTCTTGAAAAAATTCATAGATAATTTTGTAAAACCAAGAACTGACAGAGTATTCATGTGGCAAGAAAATAATAATCTCAATATTGGAACAATAATAGTAAAAGACAATATCCCTGAAATGCATTACGTTTCAATTGAAATTGGAAATTAA